One region of Maylandia zebra isolate NMK-2024a linkage group LG10, Mzebra_GT3a, whole genome shotgun sequence genomic DNA includes:
- the btg4 gene encoding protein BTG4 — protein MKEEIAAAVFFLARLVKRYGCLDNDSRERFAASLTSLLFENYKNHWHPSAPARGQAYRCLRMNSVRLQDPVLEQVCERSGVRYEDLGLPQELTVWVDPGEVSCRYGEHSSPFCVSVVDNCRRGDGELSRRIHEAVERASLEVPSGSSSDEDEDGGGDNSMSMSTSSSSLSTLCPQIPPMNSEPKTIPTVSNPNSVYRFSEFSPGAPQSWLREKRKGFPGDMFPPHGAPAGAHFSSQKGFRSYRATFTFTGPRVDKYHWVSKSRS, from the exons ATGAAGGAGGAAATTGCTGCCGCTGTGTTCTTTTTGGCTCGGCTGGTGAAGAGATACGGATGTCTGGACAATGACAGCAGAGAGCGCTTTGCTGCTTCCCTCACCTCCCTTCTGTTTGAGAACTACAAGAACCACTGGCACCCAAGTGCACCCGCCAGGGGTCAGGCCTACAG GTGTCTGCGTATGAACAGTGTTCGGCTACAGGACCCGGTGCTGGAGCAGGTCTGCGAGCGGAGCGGGGTGAGGTACGAGGACCTGGGCCTGCCCCAGGAGCTGACAGTGTGGGTCGACCCTGGAgaggtgtcctgcag GTATGGTGAACACAGCAGTCCATTCTGCGTCTCAGTGGTGGACAACTGTCGGCGCGGTGATGGGGAATTATCCCGCCGCATCCATGAAGCTGTGGAACGGGCGAGTCTCGAGGTCCCATCAGGAAGCTCATCAGATGAGGATGAAGATGGCGGTGGAGACAACAGCATGAGCATGagtaccagcagcagcagcctttcaacCCTCTGCCCTCAAATCCCACCCATGAACAGTGAACCCAAAACCATTCCGACTGTTAGCAACCCCAACAGTGTTTACAGG TTCAGCGAGTTCTCTCCAGGTGCCCCTCAGAGCTGGCTGAGGGAGAAGCGGAAAGGCTTTCCAGGAGACATGTTCCCACCTCATGGCGCTCCTGCTGGAGCCCACTTCTCAAGCCAGAAAGGCTTCAGATCCTATCGAGCCACGTTCACCTTCACTGGGCCTCGTGTTGACAAGTACCACTGGGTCAGCAAATCGCGATCCTAG